Proteins encoded by one window of Blautia argi:
- a CDS encoding ABC transporter ATP-binding protein — MNHTLVNLTDISKSFGEQVILDKLNLSIRENEFLTLLGPSGCGKTTTLRILGGFESPDSGRVIFDGKDITNLPPNKRNLNTVFQKYALFSHMSIEENIAFGLKISGKSRAYIRDKVKYALKLVNLEGYENRLPDSLSGGQQQRVAIARAIVNEPRLLLLDEPLGALDLKLRQDMQYELIRLKNELGITFIYVTHDQEEALTMSDTIVVMNQGYIQQMGTPEDIYNEPQNAFVADFIGESNILPGIMLEDKLVEILGTKFPCVDVGFGKSEPVDVVIRPEDVDLLAPEEGIIQGVVSHLIFKGVHYEMEVQANGFEWLVHSTDMFPVGQKVGIHVNPFDIQIMHKPESEDEEAIGVNE; from the coding sequence ATGAACCATACCTTAGTAAATTTAACTGACATCTCCAAAAGCTTTGGAGAGCAGGTCATTCTGGATAAACTGAATCTTTCCATACGGGAAAATGAATTTCTCACTCTGCTTGGCCCCAGTGGCTGCGGAAAAACCACAACGCTCCGGATTTTGGGCGGTTTTGAATCCCCGGATAGCGGACGTGTTATTTTTGACGGCAAGGATATTACCAACCTTCCTCCAAATAAGCGAAACCTCAACACCGTATTTCAGAAATACGCGCTGTTTTCCCATATGAGCATTGAAGAAAACATTGCCTTTGGCCTGAAAATTTCAGGAAAAAGCAGAGCTTATATTCGGGATAAGGTAAAATATGCCTTAAAGCTGGTAAATTTGGAGGGATATGAAAACCGTCTTCCCGATTCTTTAAGCGGCGGACAGCAGCAACGTGTCGCTATTGCAAGAGCCATTGTAAATGAGCCCCGGCTTCTTCTTCTGGACGAGCCCCTGGGCGCTCTGGATTTAAAGCTGCGCCAGGATATGCAGTATGAGCTTATCCGTCTGAAAAATGAGCTTGGCATTACCTTTATCTATGTCACCCATGACCAGGAAGAGGCGCTTACCATGTCAGACACCATTGTGGTTATGAATCAAGGCTATATCCAGCAGATGGGAACCCCGGAGGATATCTACAATGAGCCGCAGAATGCCTTTGTGGCAGACTTTATCGGGGAGAGCAATATCCTTCCCGGCATCATGCTGGAAGATAAGCTGGTGGAAATTCTGGGGACAAAATTCCCCTGTGTAGACGTAGGCTTTGGGAAAAGCGAGCCCGTAGACGTAGTAATCCGTCCCGAAGACGTAGATTTACTCGCTCCTGAGGAGGGCATTATACAGGGTGTGGTATCCCACCTGATTTTCAAGGGCGTACATTATGAAATGGAAGTACAGGCAAACGGCTTTGAATGGCTGGTACACAGCACAGATATGTTTCCGGTTGGACAGAAGGTGGGAATTCATGTAAATCCCTTTGATATCCAGATTATGCACAAGCCGGAATCCGAGGACGAGGAGGCGATTGGAGTCAATGAATAA
- a CDS encoding lactonase family protein yields MKEKYVAYVGTYTHGSSIGIHLYDVNVEEGTLSERKVIPVNNSSHLAKSLNGKYLYSIADEGVAVFAIAPDGDLTFINKVDIDGMRGCHLSTDEEGKYLFVAGYHDGKVTVVHTHRDGRLGSVLDGVFHKGLGSVGERNFRPHVSCVRPTPDNKYLCAVDNGIDQMKVYKVNRRTGRLELVDILRCQRESGPKLIKFSPDGKFAYLNYELNNTIQVYRYDGSGKNPVFELLQTESTLASHDDEAHDATSGMCLSRDGKYIFCANAGEDTVAMFKRDEETGLLEKQCILPISGNYPKDLDVFPDGKHLAVVNHESNSITTFAIDYEKQLLIMKGKPMKVETPNSIIFSKCEA; encoded by the coding sequence ATGAAGGAAAAATATGTAGCCTATGTGGGAACCTACACCCACGGAAGCAGTATCGGAATCCATTTGTATGATGTAAATGTGGAAGAAGGAACCCTTTCTGAGAGAAAGGTCATTCCAGTGAACAATTCTTCCCATTTGGCGAAATCTCTGAACGGAAAGTATCTGTATTCCATTGCAGACGAGGGTGTGGCAGTGTTTGCCATTGCGCCGGACGGAGATCTAACCTTTATTAATAAAGTAGATATTGACGGCATGAGAGGCTGCCATTTGTCCACAGATGAGGAGGGCAAATATCTTTTTGTAGCAGGCTATCATGACGGAAAGGTGACGGTTGTGCATACCCACAGGGACGGACGTCTGGGAAGCGTGTTAGACGGTGTGTTCCACAAAGGTCTGGGAAGTGTGGGAGAACGGAATTTCCGCCCACATGTAAGCTGTGTACGCCCGACGCCTGACAATAAGTATCTTTGTGCAGTGGATAATGGCATTGACCAGATGAAGGTATACAAGGTCAACAGACGTACCGGACGTCTGGAACTGGTAGATATTTTAAGATGTCAAAGAGAGTCCGGTCCAAAGCTGATTAAATTCAGTCCGGACGGAAAATTTGCTTATTTAAACTATGAGTTAAACAATACCATTCAGGTATACCGCTATGACGGAAGCGGTAAAAACCCGGTTTTCGAACTTTTACAGACAGAGTCTACTCTGGCTTCCCATGACGATGAAGCCCATGATGCAACCTCCGGTATGTGTCTGTCCAGGGACGGAAAATATATTTTCTGTGCCAATGCAGGAGAGGATACGGTTGCCATGTTTAAGAGAGATGAAGAAACCGGTCTTCTGGAAAAGCAGTGTATTTTGCCTATCAGCGGCAATTATCCCAAGGATTTGGACGTTTTTCCGGACGGAAAGCATCTGGCAGTGGTGAACCATGAATCTAATTCCATTACCACCTTTGCCATTGACTATGAAAAGCAGTTATTGATTATGAAGGGAAAACCCATGAAGGTGGAAACACCGAACAGTATTATTTTCTCTAAATGTGAAGCATAA
- a CDS encoding magnesium transporter CorA family protein: MIRIFKTVDGKIHQMDEASEGCWLALTDPTATEIFEVAKRYRIEVDDLRAPLDEEERSRIEVEEDYTLIIVDTPILEERGEKDWYGTIPLSIIVTDEIIITVCLEDTSVLGRFMDGRVRNFYTYMKTRFILQILYKNASMFLHYLRIIDKKSEEVEEKLQESTKNKELIELLELEKSLVYFTTSLRSNEMVLEKLLKVERIKQYPDDTDLLEDVIIENKQAIEMANVYSGILSGMTEAFASIVSNNLNIVMKFLATVTIVMSIPTMIFSAYGMNVNMKGMPFASHPEGFAIVIVLSLLLSLIVAFIFSKKNLF, encoded by the coding sequence ATGATTAGAATATTCAAAACAGTCGATGGAAAAATTCATCAGATGGACGAAGCCAGCGAGGGCTGCTGGCTGGCGCTTACGGACCCAACAGCAACGGAAATCTTTGAGGTTGCCAAAAGGTACCGCATTGAAGTGGACGATTTAAGAGCGCCTCTTGATGAGGAGGAACGTTCCCGTATTGAGGTGGAGGAAGACTACACCCTGATTATTGTGGACACTCCCATTTTGGAGGAAAGGGGAGAAAAGGACTGGTATGGCACCATTCCATTATCTATTATTGTGACCGATGAAATTATTATTACCGTTTGTCTGGAGGATACCTCTGTGCTTGGCAGATTTATGGACGGACGTGTGCGTAATTTCTATACTTATATGAAAACGCGTTTTATTCTGCAGATTCTTTATAAAAACGCCAGCATGTTTCTGCACTATCTGCGTATCATAGACAAGAAGAGCGAGGAAGTGGAGGAAAAGCTGCAGGAGTCCACCAAAAACAAGGAGCTCATTGAGCTTTTGGAGTTGGAGAAATCCCTGGTATACTTTACAACTTCCCTGCGTTCCAATGAAATGGTGCTGGAGAAGCTTTTAAAGGTGGAGCGTATCAAGCAATATCCAGATGATACGGATTTGCTGGAGGACGTTATTATTGAGAATAAGCAGGCCATTGAGATGGCGAATGTGTACAGCGGTATTTTGAGCGGCATGACAGAGGCATTTGCGTCGATTGTGTCAAACAATCTGAATATTGTTATGAAATTTCTGGCAACCGTTACCATTGTAATGTCCATTCCCACGATGATCTTCAGCGCCTACGGCATGAATGTAAATATGAAGGGAATGCCCTTTGCCAGCCACCCGGAGGGTTTTGCCATTGTCATTGTCCTCTCTCTGCTTTTAAGCCTGATTGTGGCGTTTATCTTTTCTAAGAAGAATTTATTTTAA
- the pyk gene encoding pyruvate kinase: MRKTKIVCTMGPNTDIESNMRALVENGMDIARFNFSHGDYEEQKNRMDLLKKVRNELKKPVAILLDTKGPEIRTGVLEDGKKVTLKENEEFVLHTEEMTGNEKGCFITYAGLADDVVPGNKILIDDGLIELEVKEVVQGRIVCRVVNGGELGEKKGVNVPNVKVKLPVITEKDKADIIFGIEQGIDFIAASFIRNAEGVLEIRKILEENHAEDIAIIAKIENAEGLENLDAIIEASDGIMVARGDLGVEIPAPEVPHIQKMIIHKCNANYIPVITATQMLDSMIRNPRPTRAEVTDVANAIYDGTDAIMLSGETAAGKYPVEALKMMNQIAENTENYVEYEKYIKHRTMHPKTKVSCAIGIASVRTARNIEADCIVTPTMSGKTARMISSFRPTMPIYAITPNERVQRKMRLYWGVRPLKGYTRDTTENIIINAMETLKENKLVKKGQLVVVTAGDPATNSSKAEANVTNMLHVMEVK; this comes from the coding sequence ATGCGTAAAACCAAAATCGTCTGTACCATGGGACCGAATACCGATATCGAGAGCAATATGAGAGCTTTAGTAGAAAACGGAATGGATATTGCCCGTTTCAATTTTTCCCACGGCGATTACGAAGAACAGAAAAATCGTATGGATTTATTGAAAAAGGTAAGAAATGAGCTGAAAAAACCAGTAGCAATCCTTCTGGATACCAAAGGTCCGGAAATCCGTACAGGCGTACTGGAGGACGGAAAGAAAGTAACTTTAAAGGAAAATGAAGAGTTTGTTCTGCATACAGAAGAAATGACAGGAAACGAAAAAGGCTGTTTTATTACTTATGCAGGGCTGGCTGACGATGTTGTGCCGGGAAATAAAATCCTGATTGACGATGGTCTGATTGAACTGGAAGTAAAAGAAGTGGTACAGGGACGTATTGTGTGCCGCGTGGTAAACGGTGGAGAACTGGGCGAGAAAAAGGGCGTGAATGTGCCGAATGTAAAAGTGAAGCTTCCTGTTATTACAGAAAAAGATAAGGCGGACATTATTTTTGGTATTGAGCAGGGCATTGATTTTATTGCAGCTTCCTTTATCCGAAACGCAGAGGGCGTTCTGGAAATCCGTAAGATTCTGGAAGAAAACCATGCAGAGGATATTGCTATTATTGCAAAAATTGAAAATGCAGAGGGACTGGAAAATTTGGACGCCATTATAGAAGCGTCTGACGGTATTATGGTAGCCCGGGGAGATTTGGGTGTGGAAATTCCGGCGCCGGAGGTTCCTCATATTCAGAAAATGATTATTCACAAGTGCAATGCCAACTATATTCCGGTTATCACTGCAACACAGATGCTGGATTCCATGATTCGTAACCCCCGTCCTACAAGGGCAGAGGTAACAGACGTTGCCAATGCTATTTATGACGGAACAGATGCCATTATGCTTTCCGGTGAAACTGCAGCAGGAAAATATCCGGTAGAAGCGCTGAAAATGATGAATCAGATTGCGGAAAATACAGAAAACTATGTAGAATATGAAAAATATATTAAGCACAGAACCATGCACCCGAAAACAAAGGTTTCCTGTGCCATTGGAATTGCGTCTGTGCGTACAGCCAGAAACATTGAGGCAGACTGTATTGTGACACCAACCATGTCAGGAAAAACAGCCCGCATGATTTCCAGTTTTCGTCCTACTATGCCTATTTATGCCATTACGCCAAATGAGAGAGTGCAGAGAAAGATGCGTCTGTACTGGGGCGTAAGACCGCTGAAGGGATATACAAGAGATACGACGGAAAATATTATTATCAATGCAATGGAAACCCTGAAGGAGAACAAGCTGGTGAAAAAGGGGCAGCTTGTGGTTGTAACTGCAGGGGATCCGGCTACCAACAGCAGCAAGGCGGAGGCAAATGTTACCAATATGCTGCATGTTATGGAAGTAAAATAA
- a CDS encoding thiamine phosphate synthase, translated as MSDILCITNRGLCREDFLSRMEKLAKAKPGGIILREKDLSPQEYLLLARQVMDICRTYEVSCILHTHTEVALSLGATALHLPLPLLVKLSPKERKSFSCLGVSCHSVEDALLAESLDCTYITAGHVFDTACKKGIPGRGLDFLREICQKISIPVYGLGGITPQNSKSVNKAGAAGICIMSSAMTCKEPEEYLKEFL; from the coding sequence ATGTCTGATATTTTATGCATCACCAATCGAGGGCTGTGCAGAGAGGACTTTCTCTCCCGCATGGAAAAACTGGCAAAAGCAAAACCAGGAGGTATTATTCTGCGGGAAAAGGATTTGTCCCCACAGGAATATCTTCTTCTTGCCAGGCAGGTCATGGACATCTGCCGAACCTATGAAGTTTCCTGCATTTTGCACACCCATACAGAAGTTGCTCTTTCTCTTGGAGCAACGGCTCTGCATCTTCCCCTGCCCCTGCTTGTAAAACTGTCCCCAAAGGAACGAAAATCCTTTTCCTGCCTGGGCGTTTCCTGTCACTCTGTAGAAGACGCCCTTTTAGCAGAAAGTCTGGACTGTACTTATATAACTGCCGGACATGTTTTTGACACTGCCTGCAAAAAAGGCATTCCAGGAAGAGGACTGGATTTTTTAAGGGAAATCTGTCAGAAAATATCCATTCCTGTCTACGGACTGGGCGGAATCACGCCCCAAAACAGCAAATCCGTAAACAAAGCCGGCGCTGCGGGAATCTGTATTATGAGCAGCGCCATGACCTGCAAAGAACCGGAAGAATATCTGAAAGAATTCCTGTAG
- the thiH gene encoding 2-iminoacetate synthase ThiH: MENQFFIDSGHLSPKALEKKHRLETDPAFRKNHMEYLPGMEQIESDVCEKVLNQVNTYDYTAYTRQDVRTALSHQTCSPEDFKALLSPAAEPFLEEMAQRARLETSRHFGNTVYLFTPLYIANYCENYCVYCGFNCYNHIHRMKLSVEQIEKEMKIIADSGMEEILILTGESRQKSDITYIGEACKLARKYFRMVGLEIYPVNTEEYRYLHACGADYVTVFQETYDRDKYETLHLMGHKRVWPYRFDAQERALRGGMRGVAFSALLGLSDFRKDALASALHVYYLQRKYPHAEMSLSCPRLRPIINNDKINPLDVHETQLCQILCAYRIFLPFVGITVSSRESASFRNGIVKIAATKISAGVSTGIGDHESKYKGTETDGEQGDEQFEINDSRSLERVYKDIASEGLQPVLNDYLYV, from the coding sequence ATGGAAAACCAGTTTTTTATAGATTCCGGACATCTGTCCCCAAAAGCCCTGGAAAAGAAACACCGTCTGGAAACAGACCCTGCTTTTCGGAAAAACCATATGGAATACCTTCCCGGTATGGAACAAATCGAATCTGATGTATGTGAAAAGGTTTTAAACCAGGTAAATACTTATGATTATACTGCCTACACCAGACAGGACGTCCGCACTGCCCTGTCCCATCAGACTTGTTCCCCGGAGGATTTCAAAGCTCTGCTTTCTCCTGCTGCCGAGCCCTTTCTGGAGGAAATGGCACAACGGGCAAGACTGGAAACCAGCCGCCACTTTGGCAATACGGTCTATCTCTTCACCCCGCTCTACATTGCCAATTATTGTGAAAACTACTGTGTATACTGCGGCTTTAACTGTTATAACCACATTCATCGCATGAAGCTGTCCGTGGAACAGATTGAAAAAGAAATGAAAATCATTGCCGACAGCGGTATGGAAGAAATTTTGATTCTCACTGGAGAAAGCCGTCAAAAAAGCGATATTACCTATATCGGAGAAGCCTGTAAGCTGGCACGGAAATACTTCCGCATGGTAGGGCTGGAAATTTATCCTGTCAATACAGAGGAATACCGCTATCTCCACGCATGCGGCGCAGACTATGTAACGGTGTTTCAGGAAACCTATGACCGTGATAAATATGAAACCCTGCATCTGATGGGACACAAGCGCGTATGGCCCTACCGCTTTGATGCCCAGGAGCGGGCGCTGAGAGGCGGCATGCGGGGTGTTGCCTTCTCTGCCCTTTTAGGGTTGTCGGATTTTCGCAAAGACGCCCTTGCCAGCGCCCTTCATGTATATTATCTTCAGAGAAAATACCCCCATGCAGAAATGTCCCTTTCCTGTCCCAGACTGCGCCCGATTATAAACAATGACAAAATCAATCCTCTGGACGTCCACGAAACCCAACTTTGCCAGATTCTCTGCGCTTACCGGATTTTCCTGCCCTTTGTGGGAATCACGGTTTCTTCCAGAGAAAGCGCCAGCTTCCGAAATGGCATTGTTAAAATTGCTGCCACTAAAATTTCTGCAGGGGTTTCCACCGGAATCGGAGATCACGAAAGCAAATATAAAGGAACAGAAACTGACGGGGAACAGGGGGACGAGCAGTTTGAAATCAATGACAGCCGCAGTCTGGAAAGAGTGTATAAGGATATTGCTTCAGAAGGTCTGCAGCCTGTCCTGAATGATTATCTCTATGTCTGA
- a CDS encoding thiazole synthase, protein MNNDTLLIGGHEFHSRFILGSGKYSLKLIEAAVKDAGAELITLAVRRANTRAEENILDYIPEHVTLLPNTSGARNAEEAIRIARLARELGCGNFVKIEIMRDSKYLLPDNQETVKATEVLAKEGFIVMPYMYPDLNTARDLVNAGAASVMPLASPIGSNKGLSTRDFIQILIEEIDLPVIVDAGIGRPSQACEAMEMGAAAIMANTALATAGNLPLMASAFRQAIEAGRKAYLAGLGRVLTRGASASDPLTGFLHN, encoded by the coding sequence ATGAACAACGATACACTCCTGATAGGGGGACACGAATTTCATTCCCGCTTTATTTTAGGATCCGGCAAATATTCTCTGAAACTCATTGAAGCAGCCGTAAAAGACGCCGGTGCAGAGCTTATTACCCTGGCTGTACGCCGTGCAAATACAAGGGCGGAGGAAAACATTCTGGATTATATCCCCGAACATGTAACCCTGCTTCCCAATACCAGCGGCGCCAGAAATGCCGAAGAGGCTATACGCATTGCCCGTCTGGCAAGAGAACTGGGCTGCGGAAATTTTGTAAAAATCGAAATCATGCGGGATTCCAAATACCTGCTGCCTGACAACCAGGAAACAGTTAAGGCAACGGAAGTCCTGGCAAAGGAGGGTTTTATTGTCATGCCCTACATGTATCCGGATTTAAACACAGCCAGAGATTTAGTAAACGCCGGGGCTGCCTCCGTCATGCCTCTTGCCTCCCCCATTGGTTCCAATAAGGGGCTTTCCACCAGAGATTTTATACAAATTCTTATTGAAGAAATTGACCTGCCGGTGATTGTGGATGCCGGTATCGGACGCCCCTCCCAGGCTTGCGAGGCAATGGAAATGGGTGCGGCAGCCATTATGGCAAATACAGCTCTCGCCACAGCAGGAAATCTCCCCCTGATGGCATCTGCCTTCAGACAAGCCATTGAGGCAGGCAGAAAGGCCTATCTTGCAGGACTCGGCAGAGTGCTGACCCGCGGTGCTTCCGCCTCTGACCCACTCACCGGATTTCTTCATAATTAG
- the thiF gene encoding thiamine biosynthesis protein ThiF: MIPGREEMEKALKERHGETLQKKFNAATVAICGLGGLGSNIALSLARAGVGRLLLFDFDRVDITNLHRQQYKAAQVGMYKTDALTENLREINPYICVQSHTIKLQEENLQQLLKDAQIICEAFDLAESKAMLVNRVLEVMPEKFLVAASGMAGLDSPNLIKTRQITPHFYLCGDEQNEVSPKLGLFSSRVMCCAAHEAHVVLQLLAGL; encoded by the coding sequence ATGATACCTGGAAGAGAAGAAATGGAAAAAGCCTTGAAAGAACGGCATGGAGAAACTCTGCAGAAAAAATTCAACGCTGCCACAGTTGCCATCTGCGGTCTGGGAGGACTTGGCTCCAATATCGCGCTCTCTCTTGCCCGTGCAGGCGTTGGCAGACTGCTGCTCTTTGATTTTGACCGGGTGGATATTACCAACCTGCACCGCCAGCAATACAAAGCAGCCCAGGTAGGCATGTACAAAACAGACGCTCTGACAGAAAATCTCAGGGAAATCAATCCCTATATCTGTGTACAGAGCCACACCATAAAACTACAGGAAGAAAATCTGCAGCAACTTTTAAAGGACGCACAGATAATCTGCGAAGCCTTTGACCTGGCAGAAAGCAAGGCTATGCTGGTCAACAGGGTTCTGGAGGTCATGCCCGAGAAATTTCTGGTGGCTGCCTCCGGTATGGCAGGTCTTGACAGTCCTAACCTCATAAAAACCCGGCAGATTACTCCTCATTTTTATCTCTGTGGAGATGAGCAAAACGAGGTTTCCCCAAAATTGGGACTTTTTTCCTCCCGGGTTATGTGCTGCGCTGCCCATGAAGCTCATGTCGTCCTACAGCTTCTGGCAGGACTTTAA
- the thiS gene encoding sulfur carrier protein ThiS has translation MVKINGNTLHLEGISLSQYLKSADYNPKRIAVERNGEIIPKSKYEETLLSDGDVLEIVSFVGGG, from the coding sequence ATGGTAAAAATAAACGGAAATACCCTGCATCTGGAGGGAATCTCTCTGTCCCAGTATCTGAAATCTGCGGATTACAATCCAAAAAGGATTGCCGTTGAGCGAAACGGAGAAATCATCCCCAAATCAAAATACGAAGAAACTCTGCTGTCAGACGGCGATGTGCTGGAAATTGTCAGCTTTGTAGGAGGCGGCTGA
- a CDS encoding diaminopimelate decarboxylase, with protein sequence MEKKTFVTKEQLEEIVKEYPTPFHLYDEKGIRENAQAMKEAFAWNKGFKEYFAVKATPNPFLIQILREYGFGCDCSSYTELMLSKAIGCVGEDIMFSSNDTPAEEFQYANELGATINLDDITHIEYLEKAIGTLPKRISCRYNPGGVFEVCNGIMDNPGDAKYGMTEPQIFEAFRILKNKGVEEFGIHAFLASNTVTNEYYPMLAKRLFELAVCLEKETGAKICFINLSGGVGIPYRPGEKPNDIRAIGEGVRKVYEEVLTPAGMNDVAIYTELGRFMMGPYGCLVTKAIHEKHTHKEYIGVDACAVNLMRPAMYGAYHHITVMGKENQPCDYKYDVTGSLCENNDKFAVDRMLPKIEKGDLLVIHDTGAHGFAMGYNYNGKLKSAELLLKTDGSIQLIRRAETPKDYFATFDCFDFYKNLDCNQ encoded by the coding sequence ATGGAAAAAAAGACCTTTGTGACAAAAGAACAGTTAGAAGAAATTGTAAAGGAATATCCCACACCTTTTCATTTGTATGATGAAAAAGGAATCCGGGAAAATGCGCAGGCAATGAAGGAAGCCTTTGCATGGAATAAGGGATTTAAAGAATATTTTGCTGTAAAAGCAACCCCCAATCCGTTTTTGATTCAGATTTTAAGAGAATATGGCTTTGGATGCGACTGCTCTTCGTATACAGAGCTGATGCTGTCAAAGGCCATTGGCTGCGTGGGAGAAGATATTATGTTTTCCTCCAATGATACACCGGCAGAGGAATTTCAGTATGCCAATGAGTTAGGAGCAACCATTAATCTGGACGATATCACTCATATTGAATATCTGGAAAAAGCCATCGGAACGCTGCCTAAGCGTATAAGCTGCCGTTATAATCCAGGCGGTGTGTTTGAGGTGTGCAATGGCATTATGGACAATCCGGGAGATGCCAAATACGGTATGACAGAGCCTCAGATTTTTGAAGCATTTCGTATTTTGAAAAACAAAGGCGTGGAGGAATTTGGAATCCATGCATTTCTGGCCAGCAATACGGTGACAAACGAGTATTATCCCATGCTGGCAAAGCGGCTTTTTGAGCTGGCAGTGTGCCTGGAAAAGGAAACCGGCGCAAAAATCTGTTTCATCAACCTGTCCGGCGGCGTAGGAATTCCATACAGACCGGGAGAAAAGCCCAACGACATTCGTGCCATTGGAGAGGGTGTAAGAAAGGTGTATGAAGAGGTGCTGACGCCTGCAGGTATGAACGATGTGGCAATTTATACAGAGCTTGGAAGATTTATGATGGGACCCTACGGCTGCCTGGTGACAAAGGCCATTCACGAAAAGCATACCCACAAGGAATATATTGGTGTGGACGCCTGTGCGGTAAACCTGATGCGTCCGGCCATGTATGGGGCTTATCATCACATTACGGTTATGGGTAAAGAAAATCAGCCTTGTGATTACAAATATGATGTGACAGGTTCTTTGTGTGAAAATAACGACAAATTTGCTGTGGACAGAATGCTGCCAAAGATTGAGAAAGGCGATTTGCTGGTGATTCACGATACAGGCGCCCATGGCTTTGCTATGGGATACAATTACAACGGAAAGCTGAAATCCGCAGAGCTTTTACTGAAAACAGACGGGAGTATACAGCTGATCCGTAGGGCAGAAACGCCAAAAGATTATTTTGCTACCTTTGACTGCTTTGACTTTTATAAAAATCTGGACTGCAATCAATAA
- a CDS encoding patatin-like phospholipase family protein produces MAANSKVGLVLEGGGMRGAFTAGVLDFFLDREVSFHTCIGVSAGACHACSFLSKQRRRGFETNTDYLEDEAYCSVKNLIKTGDLFGVDMCYRKIPEELNPYDYRAFDQNPTEFYVTVTNCETGDAEYKKITDMHKGIHYVRASSSLPLLARTVWIQNTPYLDGGIADSIPVRQSQKLGNEKQVVVLTRQRGYRKQPNRAMPAAYLRYGREFPRLVERMKNRHLDYNETLDYLYEEEKKGKIFLICPEKPVEIGRVEKNREKLEKLYEEGYATAEKNSRALQEFLLS; encoded by the coding sequence ATGGCAGCAAATAGTAAAGTTGGACTGGTTTTGGAAGGCGGCGGTATGCGAGGTGCATTTACAGCGGGGGTACTGGATTTTTTTCTGGACAGGGAGGTTTCTTTTCATACCTGTATCGGCGTATCCGCAGGCGCCTGCCATGCATGTAGCTTTTTATCAAAGCAAAGACGAAGAGGATTTGAAACAAATACAGACTATCTGGAAGATGAAGCTTACTGCAGTGTAAAAAATCTCATAAAAACAGGAGATTTGTTTGGGGTTGATATGTGTTACAGGAAAATTCCGGAGGAATTAAATCCTTATGATTACCGGGCATTTGACCAAAATCCTACGGAGTTTTATGTAACAGTGACAAACTGTGAAACGGGAGATGCGGAATATAAGAAAATTACAGATATGCACAAGGGGATTCACTATGTCCGGGCGTCCAGTTCCCTGCCTCTTTTGGCGAGAACAGTGTGGATTCAGAACACTCCGTATCTGGACGGGGGAATTGCAGACTCGATTCCTGTAAGGCAGTCCCAAAAGCTGGGAAATGAAAAGCAGGTGGTGGTGCTGACACGGCAGAGAGGATACCGAAAACAACCAAATAGGGCCATGCCAGCCGCTTATTTAAGATACGGAAGAGAATTTCCAAGGCTGGTAGAGCGTATGAAAAACCGGCATCTGGATTATAATGAAACCTTGGATTACTTATATGAAGAAGAGAAAAAGGGAAAGATATTCCTTATTTGTCCGGAAAAACCAGTGGAAATCGGCAGAGTGGAGAAGAATCGGGAAAAGCTGGAAAAGTTGTATGAAGAGGGATATGCTACAGCAGAGAAAAACAGCAGAGCATTACAGGAATTTCTTCTTTCCTAG